The Daphnia pulex isolate KAP4 chromosome 6, ASM2113471v1 genome contains the following window.
attgtctctctattcttccttttttttaactatttggtggcgttgGTTATGACAcgttacggagtacgattattcctgagttATAGGTCTTTGACTGCAAGTTTTAGCTCTTGCCGTTTCTGTTATCTCAATCAGGgttattaaataattcataTGTAGAGCGACTGTacatcaggcttgttttatacctcacaactttgtcttcTGGTAAAcaaccaattgaaaaaaaaaaattgttacattttaaacacttcaaaCAATGTGTAAAGTCGTTAAAATTGTATGTCCAAGGGGACTctccgccacaccggcacctcctcgttagAAATGGAAAGGAAGATAGTTTAGGAGGAAGGAAGATAGTTAGTAAAGTTCAATCAATCACGAAATGGATGATGATTCATCAGAATATTATAAGGCACGGTTGAGAGTTGGAATTCCCGTTTCGTAGAGATGCTGGACGGAAGTGGGACTATGTGCAAGTGGCCGAGTTAATTCGCAAACTCCGCgttggaaattgaatttgaaaatattctctGGACCTGTCAGAATCTTGCAGAACTACACCCTTCCGTATGAGACACCGCAACACCCGGAAGCGTGTTAATCCATCCGCACGTTATCAGAAAATGCAGGAAAACCACaacccaaacaaaagaaagtgaaatacATAACATACAGGCTGAGTGCTGCAAATGCCGTTGACTTTTGATAGATATAAAATGAtgataagaaaaggaaatttattgaaaaaaatgtcagccaaaaaaaataactcgtGTGGTAGTCATAAAAAAACTGCGCTGAAAGCGCAATTTGCAAATCACGCAAAATCGTGAAAACCGTGAAGAAATAActgacatttgattttttgttttttatcttgtGACTACACTGCGAAGgtcattttaaataaaatcggATGCGTGGGGGTCACTTGAATTGGCGATGACGAAATCATTCGGACAAACTCACGCAGAAAATATGTGTGGGGTATTATACAGCAGAAATGGACAATGCCTGTGGGTGTGTacatactacacacacacacgaaagagTCTTGATTCCAACAACTGCCGCGGCTCTcgctttctctttcctttcagTTCGGCATGACTCAGACTGCTGCGACTGCTTGACCAAGTTGTTTTGCTCAGCTTAATTCTCGGGACGGTGTCGCTAGCATAGCGTTAGTACATAAGAATCACTATAAACACATTCCAAGAATAAGAATTTATATGTACTAACTGCCCATAAAAACCAGTTCCAAATGACTTCCGCCCATTACTTTTGCACGGCGATTGGCGCATTGCCCTTTCATCGAATTGCCAGGCGACAAAATTTCGGTCAATTCCGAGTATTAGACCATATTAATGCCGGGAAAGATTTGAATTCTTCTCACGGTTGAATCCGGAATCATTGTGGGCTTTATACACCTGTGTgctctgaagaaaaaaattcaaggatGCGAATTTGATCAGTGGATTATATTAATAATCCactgaaaaatcttttgatagtatttttatttcatccgtTCTTTTTAGAAATGGAACTGGGCAATTTTCTACTAAGAGCGCCGATTCCAGTTTTATTGAGCACTAAATTTTATAAGTGGGCACTTCTAAGGAATTGTTATTGGCAAATCGATGTGCATTTCAATTAGGAAAAAGGCGCGATCAAGTTCAAGGATTTCAACGGTCAACGGCTCTCATCAATGCCAACACGCCCACGAATTCTTCGCTGAAGCAGAATTCCTGTCGGAAGTCCTCCTCGGAGAGAACGGATGGAGAAACTCGCATTTCTTTgggtttaaaattttgttgtttttagtgCAGATGAACTGCCTTACGTACCATTGTGCGTCGTGTATAGAAAATCGAGGTCACTGTTGGTACAGATCAAGTTCCTGGTGAAGctttacgttttattttttaaaaaagaaaaaatgttccgTATTATACGTCTTATTCGTCACTCATTGTTTAGCCGAGACTCCGCCTTCTTCCGACGTCGGTGAGTCACGCCAATTCCGGCGAATAGCTAGAAACTCTTGTTATATGCGCGTTCACCGGTGCCAAAGGAATCCCCCAGTTTAAGTTGATGACTAAAGCCCCCTGGCGGTTCAAGACTCGCCTCAGTGTGCGTTCCGGTTCTTTGCGGCCGCTGCCGTTTCCGAGTCACGTGACTCCCGTGTCGTGAAAGCGTATACGATATCAAAAAGAGctcctcccccccctcccagcGCAAGGGAGCGTGTATATATAAGTAAGCATCCAACAAAGTTGACGGAGCCGGACCCATTCATTTCTCTACTGCCGACCAATACCCACATCACTGCACTtgctattattttttgggtctccccccccccttcttcccGCCGCCGCCAACTTTaaatttcttatatttaaaaaacaaaatcagttttgacgacgacgaaagtCTTTTTCCTCCATGTGCGACATACACCGCCGAGAATATCGTTTTTATTACTACACCAGTGCCGCCGTCTAATTTTGGCCGTGTTTGATTGACAGATAGATATTGTGATATTAAAAAACACTTTAGAGCTGTTCGAAATGATGCGCCGAGTTtcgttgttgtgtgttgtgttagCGGTGGCGATAAATCACGTCGCCGCCGCTCCAGTCTCGACCGACACCCAAGCCATGGTAGGTGCAGTCCCGATATTATTAgtttttcgtgaattttttatttgaagaagaaaagaaagacgaGACTGGCCAAtttattttgagttttatTTGACGGCTTTTGTGAGTGCCATATCATTAATGTCGTCGACAGAATCATATAGAATTTCGGTCGTTTGCATTTGTATGATTCAGCACGGGGCTCTGACCTACTTCTCGACAACAATCACCAACGAAAGTGACACTTATcattgtttctctcttttttttctttcttgtacgTGCTATTATATTACATTCAGATGTATCTAGCCAGGTTCGGCTACCTAGATCCGGCATTGCAGAACCCGTCTTCCGGTGCCCTGATCTCAGGCGATTCCGTCCGTCGTGCCATCATCGATTTTCAGTCATTCGCTGGATTGAATCAAACAggtgggttttttaaataaacaactTTTAAATACTTAATTCAATTTCGGTTTAGTTTAAATTCGAGAAGAGAGACTTGATTATGAATGTTTTCGTTTATCAAACATATTCAtttcagtttttgattttggaTGAAGATTATACTGCTGTGTATAGGTTGGTCATGCTGTATGTCGTTTATGATTGGCAGCGTGACCGGATATTTCGGGTAAAGCAGTTCCACAAAAGGCACTGGGGGGTCTTTTGTtgcttgtattattatttattccgtctctctctctctctctgtgcgtCCCTATAGCCCGTAATCCCGGCCGTGTGTGTATAGCTCAAGCGCGCTCAGTCGCGGATATAAGAGGGCGTTGCGTGTCCTACAGCGCGGCCCGGATGTGATGCCGTTCATGGAATTCGGCCCATGGCGTTCCATCACCCACCTTCCATGTTAATTCtccccccgtttttttttgtgcgcaAAAACATCTGATCGCTACAGGTGAACACACCAACGTGTTTCGACATCACTTTTCCATTAGTTTTGGCCTATCTAAATGCCGTTACTTCACCTTTGAACAATGATTTGCATATAAGGTTACGGCGATGTCGGTGAGATTCAATTTAAGTCGCATATCCAAATTTGGTTTGCCTTCGGTAACTTCAGCAACCCTTATCAATTCCACATCCGTGTTATAATAAGATAAAAAGTCGGCATGTTTCCTGTTTAATCACCGTTGCGATATTACTTAAGcgtaacactttttttttcaattttttcaatttttaaataaccaaAAGTTTACTCAACAAAACTATATCTTTCCATCTATTCCGCAGGTATTTTGGATCCGGAGACATCGTCGTGGATGAGCAAACCTCGCTGCGGTGTCAGGGATCGCGTCGGTGCTGGTTCCTCCGCTCGCAGGAAACGCTACGCACTTCAAGGTGCGTACACAACATTTCTTCTGACGTCTTTgaatgatttttgaaaaattataatatcTTAGCTCTTGCGTGTTATCTGATAACCGGGGGTGGGGGAAACCTTGGGTCGGGTTTTTCAAGTATTTTTAGTGATGCGTTATATTTACGAGTTAAccttgagaaaaagaagattagCCGAGAAGATGGCCGGAAAAACGGAATGTCATCACTTTCTCTACTAGCTGGGCACACTATAGTGACAATATTTGTACACCTGCGCGATAGTTCTCGAGTCGCTAGCTAACCTTTTGTTTGAATGCGCTACAGACGGCTCTAGACTTTCCTCAAACAGACTTTCACTTTCACTGTTTCGTTTAACTTCTacgaaagttttttaaaatttttaaaaaagagaaataatggTCGTCGGAATTAGGGTCAGATTAGAGGCTAGCTAGTCTATTGTGCTGACGACGCATGGTTTTCATTTATGACATTCGAGCGCTCTTGACATCGCCGACCCCATGTTTGAAttcgtaataattttttaaaaagagatgggcttgttttctttttttttatcacaagTGAGTCATCAAGTGAAAACTATTTCGATGGCGTGAAATTTCCCAGGCCGCCGCTTGTATTTgatattattcaaatgttcGTTGATTTTCGATGCATATATTTAACGATGTGTGTAAAACCGGCTACTTTGAGTCAGCCGCACGCGTTTCCAAAAAATATCTGTTgggtttcttttgtgtttttcctttttgttttgattgcttgattgtgtgtgtgtgtatgtgtatgtgtacAGGAATGGCGCTGCAGGGGAGAGTGCGCATTTATTTAACGGCTTTCTtggaatttgaatattattaagTCGCCTATTTTGCATTTGAACAACACAGGGAGTCGCTGGCGTGTCAAACAATTGACGTACAGCATTACGAAATACCCGTCGGCTCTGAAGACTGCCGACGTGGACCGGGAGCTGGCCAAAGCTTTCCAGGTCTGGGAGGACGTGACCGAGTTGACCTTCGTTCATCTCAGGACCGGCAAAGTCCACATCGAAATCCGGTAGGATGACGCAAACttcatcgtctttttttattcgattcttCTACCCCACCGTGACTATTTTCCAGCAATTGTGTTCGGCTTTCTAATAAAtttagctctttttttccctcttcggCGAATGAAGAAGGACCTGGGTTTTTACCAGGGGAATTGTTTCGTTGATTAAACACGAAAGTctgcaatttgttttattcatcACGTTTGAATTGAAATCTTTTGAACTTTCCAAGACTGAGAGGCGTCATTCTCTGTCACTATTGTTGCTGGCATTTTCCCAGACAATAGCCGGTAGtcttttctattaaaaaacaaaacaacaattgtttgtttaaaagGGCTAACAAATGACGTAAATTGTTGATGTTgccatttttcgaaaaaaaaaaattaattgtgaGTTTCTTGTTTCAATAGCTGATTATTGTTTGTTAATTTCCCACAGTTTTGAGTCGGGAGAACACGGAGACGGCGATGCCTTTGACGGCACAGGTGGCACTTTGGCCCACGCCTATTTCCCCATTTACGGAGGAGATGCCCATTTCGACGAATCCGAAACGTGGACGATCAATTCTTACAAAGGTAAATCATTCAAATCATTACTATTCTGCCTCGATTCACTTGTACAGCTAccagattttttcgttttatttgtgtatgcgtgtattgtgtttttttctttcgtttggcctttttttctttttcaccaattttctttttcgttcttcCACTTGCGTTACGGCACACAGGGACGAATTTGTTCCAGGTGGCTGCTCACGAGTTCGGTCACTCACTGGGACTGTCACATTCCGACGTCCGCTCGGCCCTCATGGCGCCCTTCTACCGCGGCTACGAGCCCAGTTTCCAATTGgacaacgacgacgtcgtAGCCATCCAGGtagaatcaaaatcaaatttgacaaCATTTCTAAATCAtctcgctagatggcgttcaCCTAACCAATGACGCAATATCTTGAAACGTATTCtcgcttgtgtgtgtgtgtgacataAAACACATCTAATTCATATATTAtctgataaataataattttgaaagatttaTGTATATTCATAgtgtaaattttctttatctcGGTTTGAAAATGGTTAAGCAATTGTACGGAAAGAGCGGGAATGTGGCGACAACCACCGAAACCAGTTCCCGACCGTTGCCTCCTGGCCGGGCGACGACACCGAGGGTGACCTTCGACGACGGAAGCAACGGCCGAGGCAACGCGGAACTGTGCGGAAGCGAAGGCAAAATCGACACCATGTTCACCGGTCCGGACAACAAAGCTTACGTTTTCAAAGGTATCCTGGAAATGATGACGcgctattttctttttaaatcaaaacacaTTGGCGGATGACCTTgcgatttaaaagaaaaaacaaatccccCAATGAAATGTAATCACAACTAAATGATAATTATGCAATAACAGGTGAAAAGTATTGGAAATTGGAAGCCGAAGCCGTAGCTCCTGGTTATCCGCGTAGCATCCGGGCGGATTGGGAAGGCCTGCCTGGCAACATTGACGCCGCTTTCACCTGGACCAATGGCCGCACCTACTTCTTCAAGGTATAATATACTTATAATTACCCCCCACTAATCAGTATATATCGATTTGCGTGAGcagctaataataataaaaagaaactaataataatgcaatccaaaataaaaaaagggctCGAGATATTGGCGCTATACCAATTTCGAATTGGACGCCGACTACCCCAAGGATCTCTCGGAAGGATTCGCCGGAGTGCCGAGCAACATCGACACGGCCCTCGTCTGGAGCGGCAACGGCAAAATCTATTTCTTCAAAGGTATGCCGtcattaaatgaataaaaaagaacttttatcatttattatcTTTTGATTGACCAATGATTGGACTTGTAGGGAGCCAATATTGGCGGTTCGACCCGCAACAGAAGCCGCCCATTAAATCGACGTATCCCAAAGACATTTCCAACTGGGAAGGTCTGCCCAATTCTTTGGACGCCGCATTCCAGTTCACCAACGGCTACAGCTACTTCTTCAAAAACGGCCAATACTGGCGGTTCAACGACCGCAGCTTCAAGGTACAATAATAAACCCGCGACGACCCGAAACTGCTGGAAAATTTCACCAACAGGCATCAAATATGTGCAGATGGCACGGGCAGGCCGGGCCATAGTTTAACCGATATGCCAAGGCCAGAAGCAGCAGACTTATTTTTCCCCTCGCCGATCGGGTCTCTTATTATGTTCGTATACATGATGGGAAGTCCCACAACCCAAGTCCCCGTTTAATTGGATCATTGGAAAACTGAGGGAGGAGGGGGTTTGGCTGGTGTACGATAATTAGATGACGGTGTACAGCCCTTTGATAAGTGACCGTATATTGTCTGCTCTCGTGTTTGGCTTATATCGTTGAATTATTCCGACTATAATAACTAAGGGGTTAGATATATTGGCCGTCTGTCCGTCCGAATACCAAAGTCTCTCGTCCAATATCCGTCCACCAAACCCACACAACACATTGAGCGCAGCTTTAGTTAGATCTGCCGAgattttcgctttttttctctttccaccaAAAGCAGAAGaataaatagaagaaaaaaagggctttACACTAAAGTTTTATAGGCGCATAAAGTAgtggtttttatttcactcATCTCCGTTtgggattatttttttccgggCGCCATCTATAAATGCGACAGGGTAGAAATATTTATACTGCCATTGGCCGGCCCCATTGGAATAAATGGCCACCATATTCTGCCGTGTGTGCGTTCTGAACAAGAGCTCAGCATTTTCGCATTTCTACTACATCTGACATTCAACAATTTGTTTGGGCCACCGTTTCGCCCAACGTGCTGAGAAACCCGACATCTGCCTCGGTTATACAACCCGGGTATTCTAATACGGCCAGCAGCTCTCCGCCGTCGAAATCTACCATGAATTTATCgatcagcgaaaaaaaaagggatgaatAATTTGACGAGATCTACCACATTTTCCCTCCCGATCCCCTATAGGCTCCTCAATAACAATAAAGTTCCCTTAGCGACCTTTTGACGCATATCAATGCGAAAACTATCCTGGCCGACCAGAGTCTGCTATTCTGCATTGGTAATGATTGCCGATGCTGCTGGCCCAGCAGGCCAGCATCagcttttacctttttttttgttgccaaGCCTGCAGTTATTGACACTCACGCCCACGAAAGTTAGGCCAAAGTCGTTTTGAATAACTTATAACGCCGACTCGTTTGAGTGACGCGTCGCGAAGAATAATAGCCGTGTGtgaccccctttttctttattttctcatttttatttttattttttttaaacgatgacTATACaacgtcaaaataaaaaaaaaacattaggcGTTAGAGACTTATTTGCATAATAATagctaataataattcaagttattataattttgatttattcgtATTATTAAAGGTGGACGAAGGCCAGCCAGGTTACCCACGTCCAGCCGGCAAATGGTGGTTCGGCTGTGACGAAGTCAATTTCAAATCTCGACCGGGAGGATCAAAATTGTTTGTCGACAGGCCTCACGCCAACGATCGTCAAGCCGATCTTCTTGATGTCGGTAAGTTTCAGcaacgattctttttttattagtagTAGCCACTTATTTGACACTTGTTATCGCTTCAACTATTCACGCGGCTGCCTATCAGAATAATTGATTGAATCAAAACTGTCGTTGTGCTAACCCTGGAATTGTCACCTCGTTCCGTTcagctataaaaaaaaaaaaaaaaaaaaaatcataaaataaccaaaataaaaaaaaaagctttggcATTATTCAAATCAACGAGAAGGagtattgaaaaaaacattgtgcCAGCCTCACTAACACGCAGCTGTTCTCTCGCACACATGTCGGCTTTATACGAGTCTACTATATACGCTCGCATGTGTATTTTGAACGGTGGTTTTGACAAGGGCGACGCAGCACGAAGACTAATACAACAGCGCAGCGTTTGAAATGAGCGCGCGCTGTAACAACAGTGTGACCGAAAATGTGCTGTTGGGTCCCGCTGATGATTTCCGCTTTATATAACTCGCAACCTTTTCCACACTGTCGCACTATATACATCAAATATTAACGGCTGAAAATATGTATTCACGCTAAATTATGAGTAGATTTTAAGTCACCTTAAAAGCCTTACGgcactattaaaaaaaaaattatcacgTCGTCACGTTATAAATCCCCAAAGTAAttcttgatgttgttgttttttccaacgTCTTTGGGTCAATTGAAATGTTCTGTCTCTGTTGTTCGGTGCATGATTGTCAAGCTCTGTGTGTGTCATAACACTcgtctagctctctctctcggttatCTAAGacgagaggaaagaaaatccaGTCGTTTTGATTATATTATCTTTCCTCTCTCAACATATCGTCACTCTGTCTATCtggtattattattcttcctcTTATATTTGAGCACCTCTTTCACTGCGGTGTGTAGTTGTAGTGGCTGTAATGATGGGCAGCACAGGTGTGTAGGCACTATAGTTATGCGCGTCCATTTCAATCGAGTTTCTAagatcttttttcaaaatattcatGTCAACTCGATTTCGtagaatttccatttttccaacaagaaaaagaaaaaagttgcggGTATTGTCGTTGGGTccgtttcaaatgttttccctTCGACCAAAGCGAATGAAAAGTTATTGACAATCTCAAAAATATCATCTTGTATTTATAGAAAATTCCTTTAAAGCTTTTGATGAtcttaaaaataggaaaaaagaaaaaagaacaaatctTTAATCCAGCAAAGTGCTCTGCGTGTAGCCATGGctcatatctttttttcttcttcttcttcgtcgtctttttttttcttctcggcttttcgttgagaaaaaaagaaagaaacaatatcATCGCGAGCTTCCAGATTGGATGTGATGGAA
Protein-coding sequences here:
- the LOC124195694 gene encoding matrix metalloproteinase-16-like isoform X1; this translates as MMRRVSLLCVVLAVAINHVAAAPVSTDTQAMMYLARFGYLDPALQNPSSGALISGDSVRRAIIDFQSFAGLNQTGILDPETSSWMSKPRCGVRDRVGAGSSARRKRYALQGSRWRVKQLTYSITKYPSALKTADVDRELAKAFQVWEDVTELTFVHLRTGKVHIEIRFESGEHGDGDAFDGTGGTLAHAYFPIYGGDAHFDESETWTINSYKGTNLFQVAAHEFGHSLGLSHSDVRSALMAPFYRGYEPSFQLDNDDVVAIQQLYGKSGNVATTTETSSRPLPPGRATTPRVTFDDGSNGRGNAELCGSEGKIDTMFTGPDNKAYVFKGEKYWKLEAEAVAPGYPRSIRADWEGLPGNIDAAFTWTNGRTYFFKGSRYWRYTNFELDADYPKDLSEGFAGVPSNIDTALVWSGNGKIYFFKGSQYWRFDPQQKPPIKSTYPKDISNWEGLPNSLDAAFQFTNGYSYFFKNGQYWRFNDRSFKVDEGQPGYPRPAGKWWFGCDEVNFKSRPGGSKLFVDRPHANDRQADLLDVGLTQSDNDDIDNSVDQVATTLLLTDGDGPAAAADAPTSAGASTFLLSSSKLILVLCSLTFIIIQRIQ
- the LOC124195694 gene encoding matrix metalloproteinase-16-like isoform X3; its protein translation is MMRRVSLLCVVLAVAINHVAAAPVSTDTQAMMYLARFGYLDPALQNPSSGALISGDSVRRAIIDFQSFAGLNQTGILDPETSSWMSKPRCGVRDRVGAGSSARRKRYALQGSRWRVKQLTYSITKYPSALKTADVDRELAKAFQVWEDVTELTFVHLRTGKVHIEIRFESGEHGDGDAFDGTGGTLAHAYFPIYGGDAHFDESETWTINSYKGTNLFQVAAHEFGHSLGLSHSDVRSALMAPFYRGYEPSFQLDNDDVVAIQQLYGKSGNVATTTETSSRPLPPGRATTPRVTFDDGSNGRGNAELCGSEGKIDTMFTGPDNKAYVFKGEKYWKLEAEAVAPGYPRSIRADWEGLPGNIDAAFTWTNGRTYFFKGSRYWRYTNFELDADYPKDLSEGFAGVPSNIDTALVWSGNGKIYFFKGSQYWRFDPQQKPPIKSTYPKDISNWEGLPNSLDAAFQFTNGYSYFFKNGQYWRFNDRSFKVDEGQPGYPRPAGKWWFGCDEVNFKSRPGGSKLFVDRPHANDRQADLLDVEYRDDEQQPADAGGAEA
- the LOC124195694 gene encoding matrix metalloproteinase-16-like isoform X2; its protein translation is MYLARFGYLDPALQNPSSGALISGDSVRRAIIDFQSFAGLNQTGILDPETSSWMSKPRCGVRDRVGAGSSARRKRYALQGSRWRVKQLTYSITKYPSALKTADVDRELAKAFQVWEDVTELTFVHLRTGKVHIEIRFESGEHGDGDAFDGTGGTLAHAYFPIYGGDAHFDESETWTINSYKGTNLFQVAAHEFGHSLGLSHSDVRSALMAPFYRGYEPSFQLDNDDVVAIQQLYGKSGNVATTTETSSRPLPPGRATTPRVTFDDGSNGRGNAELCGSEGKIDTMFTGPDNKAYVFKGEKYWKLEAEAVAPGYPRSIRADWEGLPGNIDAAFTWTNGRTYFFKGSRYWRYTNFELDADYPKDLSEGFAGVPSNIDTALVWSGNGKIYFFKGSQYWRFDPQQKPPIKSTYPKDISNWEGLPNSLDAAFQFTNGYSYFFKNGQYWRFNDRSFKVDEGQPGYPRPAGKWWFGCDEVNFKSRPGGSKLFVDRPHANDRQADLLDVGLTQSDNDDIDNSVDQVATTLLLTDGDGPAAAADAPTSAGASTFLLSSSKLILVLCSLTFIIIQRIQ